Within Lasioglossum baleicum unplaced genomic scaffold, iyLasBale1 scaffold0151, whole genome shotgun sequence, the genomic segment TTCAACAATCATTGATCGCCAGTATCGCCGCTCTTGAGagtttaaaatattctttacgAAGACGTTTCATACACGAAGGTGCTGGACATACAAGCACAGGACTCATATGGCATGACATAGACTCGGCTTTCAAGGGTCGCATATTAACAGGTGCCGTtatcaattccaattacattgaACCTCTCAGCTTTCTCCAGGACGCGAGGGAAATTGTGCTTGAAAAAGTACGGAACGCTTTGGGAAAACATAAGTCTTTAAAAGTGAACGCTGTGTTTAATGGTGAATTTGTGACAGGTGATCAACGCTCACGCAAAAGTGTTGGCACAAAGAACTGTGAAATCGTTTACGCAACCGACCTCGAAGAGATGTACGAGCTGTGCATCGTAGGGCCGATCCTAACATCGTTGGAAGAATTTCAGGAACGTGATAGCGGATGGGCATTGTCGCGAATACTCAATCTTACAGTTGGTATCAACAAATTTAACCCGCTGCATGCAGGATGTCAGATCAACATACCGAGAGAAATAGCGTTGAAGAAAGCTACAATTAATGTTCACTCCAAAGACAATGCATGCTTTGCATGGTCGGTGATGGCAGCTCTGTATCCAGCGACTGCTCACAGTAACCGTCAAAGTTCGTACCCGGAATACACAAATGTTTTAAACTTTGAAGACATCGAGTTTCCCATGCTGTTGAATCAAATTACCCGGTTCGAAAAGttgaatgatatttcaatcaatGTGTATGGTTTTGAAGACATCTTCGAGAAGAAAAAAAgggtaaaatcattttttccacTTCGTATCACCAATCAGAAGAGGAATCGACACGTCAACTTGCTGTACATACAAGACCAGATCGATAGTATTGTGGGGCATTATGTGTGGATTAAGAACCTATCACGACTCGTTAGTGCACAGTTGAGCAAAAACGCTCATATGAAATTCATCTGTGATCAGTATGTACACATTTACAAAAGTATCATGGTATATTATaacacatgaaaataaatttttttttcttttttttcaggtGTTTGCATTACTTTCCTTCCAACGAAAGATTGCGGGCCCATGAACGAGACTGTGCAGAACTGAATCGCTGCGTCATTGTATTACCTACCGAGGACGACAAATGGCTCTCATTCAGTAACTATATGTGGAAAGAACCGCTTCCATTTGTAGTGTACGCAGACCTAGAATGTACTCTAAAGAAGATGGAAGATTGCGGGGAGGGGAAACTTCAATCACATAACGTATTTAGCATCGCATACTATGTGCATTGTTCATATGATGCATCTCTATCGATATATCGATGTCGTCGCGATGAGAAGTGCGTCTCATGGTTCGTTGGAGAATTGGAAAATTTAGCATATGTTGTTAAATGTGCTTTATCTAATAATGTACCCATGAAGCAGCTAACAAATGAGCAGTGCGAGGCATTTATCAACGCAGCGCATTGCCACATTTGTGAAAAGCCATTTGAGGGAAACGATATACGGGTGCGCGATCATTGCCATCTAACAGGACGATATAGAGGCCCCGCAcatcaagattgcaatttaaattacaaaaattcgttttgtaTTCCAATAATTTTCCATAATTTATCCGGGTACGATTCGCATTTTATTATTGAAGAAATCGCTAATGCATTTGAGGGTAATGTCGACGTATTACCAATCACTAAAGAGAAATATATTTCGTTTACCAAAAATGTTAAAGATCGGGAATCAGATTCGCGTAATTCTATTAAATTAAGATTCATCGATTCGTACAAATTTTTGAATACGAGTCTGGACAAATTGGCATCTTTTCTCGAGACaaataaattgacaattttacgttcagaatttaaaaatctttcaatagaaaatttcatgctGTTGACACGAAAGGGTGTCTTTCCGtatgaatacctggattgcgtGGATAAATTAGACGATCTCTGTTTGCCGCCACTCGAGTCATTTTACAGTTCGCTGACATGCGAAACTGTATCGGAACGTGACTATGCGCATGCCGAGAATGTGTGGCAGCGTTTTAACATAAAGACCTTGGGTGAATACAGCGATTTGTATTTGAAGACTGATGTTTTGTTATTGGctgacatttttgaaaattttcgtaaaacaTGCATTAAGAGCTATGGTTTAGATCCAGCATACTATTACACGTTACCAGGTTTCACGTGGGATGCTATGCTGAAACATACAAAaattaggtttgaattattaactgaTATCGATATGGTGATCTTTATCGAACGTGGTATACGCGGCGGTTTGAGCCAATGTTCCGGTAGATATGCTGAAGCCAATAATAAGTACATGCAGTCGTACGATCCATCGAAACCATCATCATACTTGATGTATTTTGATGTAAACAATTTGTATGGATGGGCAATGTGTCAGCCTTTGCCATATGCCGAATTTCAATGGGTTAACAACATTGAAAGTTTTGACATAAGTAG encodes:
- the LOC143220056 gene encoding uncharacterized protein LOC143220056 — translated: MEEIRKIEHDLWDQSDRLRLHEEYLVWEERCNECLELLKEHNRAKRPRLSIGIQQSLIASIAALESLKYSLRRRFIHEGAGHTSTGLIWHDIDSAFKGRILTGAVINSNYIEPLSFLQDAREIVLEKVRNALGKHKSLKVNAVFNGEFVTGDQRSRKSVGTKNCEIVYATDLEEMYELCIVGPILTSLEEFQERDSGWALSRILNLTVGINKFNPLHAGCQINIPREIALKKATINVHSKDNACFAWSVMAALYPATAHSNRQSSYPEYTNVLNFEDIEFPMLLNQITRFEKLNDISINVYGFEDIFEKKKRVKSFFPLRITNQKRNRHVNLLYIQDQIDSIVGHYVWIKNLSRLVSAQLSKNAHMKFICDQCLHYFPSNERLRAHERDCAELNRCVIVLPTEDDKWLSFSNYMWKEPLPFVVYADLECTLKKMEDCGEGKLQSHNVFSIAYYVHCSYDASLSIYRCRRDEKCVSWFVGELENLAYVVKCALSNNVPMKQLTNEQCEAFINAAHCHICEKPFEGNDIRVRDHCHLTGRYRGPAHQDCNLNYKNSFCIPIIFHNLSGYDSHFIIEEIANAFEAICI